The following proteins are encoded in a genomic region of Thermococcus henrietii:
- a CDS encoding class I SAM-dependent methyltransferase, whose product MHELYTVLAEYYDAIYRRRAERVVKEIDFVEELFRKEAERGVKKILDLACGTGIPTLELARRGYEVTGLDLHEEMLAVARRKAEGEGLSIEFIRGDALELDFEEEFDAVTMFFSSIMYFDDSAIQQLFNSVKRALKPGGVFIADFPCWYYGGRDGPIVWDERKGDERLVITDWREVEPAFQKLRFKRLVQIVKPDGSVRAVMVDDELNIYTPREMRLLAGRHFRKVKIHGNLHELRPNDRRYWLVAVK is encoded by the coding sequence ATGCACGAGCTCTACACCGTTCTGGCCGAGTACTACGACGCGATTTACAGGCGAAGGGCTGAGCGGGTTGTTAAGGAGATTGATTTCGTTGAGGAGTTGTTCCGGAAAGAGGCCGAAAGGGGAGTAAAGAAAATCCTCGACCTTGCCTGCGGAACAGGGATTCCGACGCTTGAACTCGCGAGGCGCGGTTACGAGGTTACCGGCCTCGACCTCCACGAGGAGATGCTGGCAGTTGCGAGAAGAAAGGCCGAAGGGGAAGGGCTCAGCATCGAGTTTATCCGGGGAGACGCGCTTGAGCTCGACTTCGAGGAAGAGTTTGATGCAGTAACTATGTTCTTCTCATCAATCATGTATTTCGATGATTCCGCAATTCAACAATTATTTAATTCTGTAAAACGGGCGCTGAAACCGGGCGGGGTCTTCATAGCGGACTTCCCGTGCTGGTACTACGGCGGAAGGGACGGCCCGATAGTATGGGACGAGCGAAAGGGCGATGAGAGGCTGGTCATAACCGACTGGCGCGAGGTGGAGCCGGCTTTTCAGAAGCTCCGCTTCAAGAGGCTCGTACAGATAGTTAAGCCGGACGGGAGCGTTAGGGCCGTCATGGTGGACGACGAACTCAACATATACACGCCGAGGGAGATGAGGCTTTTGGCCGGGAGGCACTTCAGGAAGGTTAAAATCCACGGAAACCTTCACGAGCTGAGGCCCAACGACAGGAGGTACTGGCTGGTGGCGGTGAAGTGA
- a CDS encoding aminotransferase class I/II-fold pyridoxal phosphate-dependent enzyme, whose protein sequence is MLEPVKFSTYHGGAREEGLLDFSASLNPYPPEWLDEMFKRAREISDRYPYYERLEGKLAELVGEPLTLTAGITEALYLVRILALRGKKAIIPEHTYGEYERVSRIFGARVVKGPNEPEKLAELVERGSVVFFCNPNNPDGKFYRVRELKPLLDAVEDRGALLVLDEAFIDFVKKPESPEGENIVKLRTFTKSYGLPGIRVGYVLGFEEAFRSVRMPWSIGSTGVAFLEFLIEDGFEHLRKTIPLIWREKGRLEKALGVKSDANFFIKRVGNAEEFVEAMKKRGILVRSCASFGLPEYVRFSVRKPEENDRLIGAFRELGGGEIF, encoded by the coding sequence ATGCTTGAGCCCGTGAAGTTCTCGACCTATCACGGAGGCGCAAGGGAGGAAGGTTTGCTTGACTTCTCGGCGTCGCTCAATCCTTACCCCCCTGAGTGGCTCGACGAGATGTTCAAACGCGCGAGGGAGATAAGCGACCGCTACCCCTACTACGAGAGGCTTGAGGGGAAACTCGCCGAACTTGTCGGCGAGCCTCTGACTCTAACGGCCGGCATCACCGAGGCGCTCTATTTGGTTAGAATCCTCGCGCTCCGCGGGAAGAAGGCGATAATACCGGAGCACACCTACGGCGAGTACGAGAGAGTTTCGCGAATTTTTGGAGCGAGGGTCGTCAAAGGCCCGAACGAACCGGAAAAGCTGGCAGAACTCGTCGAGAGAGGCTCGGTCGTCTTCTTCTGCAACCCCAACAACCCGGACGGAAAGTTCTACCGCGTTAGGGAGCTCAAGCCACTCCTCGATGCGGTGGAAGACAGAGGGGCGCTCCTCGTTCTGGATGAAGCGTTCATAGACTTCGTGAAAAAGCCGGAGAGTCCGGAGGGGGAGAACATCGTAAAGCTCAGGACCTTCACCAAGAGCTACGGTTTGCCGGGAATAAGAGTCGGCTACGTCCTCGGTTTTGAAGAGGCTTTCAGAAGCGTCAGAATGCCCTGGAGCATAGGCTCAACGGGAGTTGCCTTTCTCGAATTCCTCATTGAAGACGGCTTCGAGCACCTCAGGAAGACGATACCCCTCATCTGGCGCGAAAAGGGGAGGCTTGAAAAAGCGCTGGGCGTTAAAAGCGACGCAAACTTTTTCATCAAGCGCGTCGGGAACGCTGAGGAGTTCGTTGAAGCCATGAAGAAGCGCGGAATCCTCGTGAGGAGCTGTGCGAGCTTCGGACTGCCGGAATACGTGCGCTTTTCGGTGAGGAAGCCAGAAGAGAACGACAGGCTTATTGGAGCGTTCAGGGAGCTGGGAGGGGGAGAAATATTTTAA
- the cbiB gene encoding adenosylcobinamide-phosphate synthase CbiB, producing the protein MDALIVFLLALLWDLLLGEPPVKLHPVVWFGRIAGFLDRRWKRKGPLPDFLAGTLTALAVIAFALALSLLPRYLPFPLNYALAVYLLKSSFAVRSLHEHIERTVTEDIKEKRKAVSMIVSRDVKNLDEAHLNSASIESLAENLNDSVVAPLFYFLLFGLPGALLYRAVNTLDAMLGYRSERYEFFGKFSARLDDVLNFIPARLTVLLYLPLGGLKVLRHYRLAKFKINSDKPISAMSAVLGVWLEKPGVYRFPGREPKNEDIRRALKIYWFVVAEWVAITIAAAFKFRPPL; encoded by the coding sequence ATGGACGCCCTAATCGTTTTTCTCCTCGCGCTCCTCTGGGACCTCCTTCTCGGAGAACCACCGGTGAAGCTCCACCCCGTGGTCTGGTTCGGGAGGATAGCCGGTTTTCTCGACAGGAGATGGAAACGAAAAGGTCCCCTCCCGGACTTCCTCGCGGGAACTCTAACGGCCCTCGCCGTCATTGCCTTCGCTTTAGCCCTCTCGCTCCTTCCCCGTTACCTCCCCTTCCCGCTGAACTACGCCCTCGCGGTTTACCTCCTGAAAAGCTCCTTCGCGGTAAGGAGCCTCCACGAGCACATAGAGAGGACTGTAACTGAGGACATCAAGGAGAAACGGAAGGCCGTCTCGATGATAGTGAGCAGGGACGTTAAAAACCTCGACGAGGCCCATCTCAACTCCGCCTCGATAGAGAGCCTCGCCGAGAACCTCAACGACTCCGTAGTCGCTCCGCTGTTCTACTTCCTCCTCTTCGGCCTCCCCGGAGCCCTGCTCTACCGCGCGGTGAACACGCTCGATGCCATGCTCGGCTACCGGAGCGAGCGCTACGAGTTCTTCGGCAAGTTCTCAGCGAGGCTGGACGACGTCCTTAACTTCATTCCGGCTCGATTAACGGTCCTCCTCTACCTCCCGCTCGGCGGTTTGAAGGTTCTCAGGCACTACCGCCTTGCAAAGTTCAAGATAAACTCCGACAAGCCGATTTCAGCTATGAGCGCCGTCCTCGGAGTCTGGCTTGAGAAGCCCGGCGTTTACCGCTTTCCGGGGAGGGAGCCGAAGAACGAGGACATAAGGCGGGCGTTGAAAATCTACTGGTTCGTCGTGGCAGAATGGGTGGCCATAACCATCGCCGCAGCCTTTAAGTTTCGCCCGCCACTATAA
- a CDS encoding uracil-DNA glycosylase family protein yields MLIRIDELQRVGDVYVNPQNLLTGQISLKTWRDFMSLDEKTYGTYARTIYNPKERFLVTDELSEARAIELSALYCSLLTDPEYFCGRENLRYQLEIGEFEGLPFANGWTGSRVVLVGEAPGRRGCGKTGVCFYRDASGSLLRKVLFHLGINPDFVYITNVVKCNPPNNRLSRVPEGAYELLARELEILRPKAVFALGRTAERALRELGFEMEYLRHPAWYVRRGVREPNDEMLAEYAKIRGAFGGWTP; encoded by the coding sequence ATGCTGATTCGGATTGATGAACTCCAGAGGGTCGGCGACGTCTACGTTAATCCGCAAAACCTGCTGACCGGGCAAATCTCGCTGAAAACCTGGCGCGATTTTATGAGTCTAGACGAAAAAACCTACGGAACCTACGCACGGACGATTTACAACCCGAAGGAGAGGTTTTTGGTAACCGATGAGCTCTCAGAGGCCCGGGCAATAGAGCTTTCTGCCCTCTACTGCTCCCTTCTAACGGACCCCGAGTACTTCTGTGGTAGAGAGAACCTGCGCTACCAGCTCGAAATAGGGGAGTTCGAGGGGCTGCCCTTTGCCAACGGCTGGACGGGCTCCAGGGTCGTCCTCGTGGGCGAAGCGCCGGGGAGGAGAGGTTGCGGAAAAACCGGCGTGTGCTTCTACCGTGACGCCTCTGGGAGCTTACTCAGGAAGGTTCTCTTTCACCTCGGCATCAACCCGGACTTCGTGTACATAACCAACGTCGTGAAGTGCAACCCTCCGAACAACAGGCTGTCCCGCGTTCCGGAAGGCGCTTACGAACTACTCGCGAGGGAACTCGAAATCCTCAGGCCAAAGGCAGTCTTCGCCCTCGGCAGAACCGCCGAAAGGGCCCTGAGGGAGCTCGGCTTTGAGATGGAGTACTTGAGACATCCGGCCTGGTACGTGCGTCGCGGAGTCCGCGAGCCGAATGATGAGATGCTCGCCGAGTACGCTAAAATCAGGGGGGCCTTCGGGGGATGGACGCCCTAA
- a CDS encoding PAB0415 family putative ATP pyrophosphatase produces MKGVAFFSGGKDGLYAVHLAERNGIEVPYLLALKTTIGLSPHWENFSALKTLADAMGKELLTFDMSRGSEALAEFIASLEVDYLIAGDVLLEDHLRWIERLAEEAGVKPLEPLWGRNTKELAEEILNAGFEYAIIAVNREKLGKEWLGYTFRSVADLELFLERNPGVDPVGEFAEFHTVVLASPLFEGRFALEILSTEESERYHWVRFELRNEKR; encoded by the coding sequence ATGAAGGGAGTCGCCTTTTTCTCGGGTGGCAAGGACGGCCTCTATGCGGTTCACCTTGCTGAAAGAAACGGAATCGAGGTCCCCTACCTTCTCGCGCTCAAAACGACTATAGGACTCTCGCCCCACTGGGAGAACTTCTCAGCTCTCAAAACGCTCGCCGATGCGATGGGGAAGGAACTGCTAACCTTCGACATGAGCCGGGGAAGCGAGGCACTGGCGGAATTCATAGCCTCTCTGGAAGTGGACTACCTGATAGCGGGCGACGTTCTCTTAGAGGACCACCTGAGGTGGATTGAGCGCCTCGCGGAAGAAGCCGGAGTCAAACCCCTTGAACCGCTCTGGGGGCGAAACACTAAGGAGCTCGCCGAGGAAATCCTGAATGCGGGCTTTGAGTACGCGATAATAGCCGTGAACCGCGAAAAGCTCGGTAAAGAGTGGCTCGGCTACACCTTCCGCTCGGTCGCCGACCTGGAGCTCTTCCTCGAAAGGAACCCCGGCGTTGACCCGGTCGGCGAGTTCGCGGAGTTTCACACCGTTGTTTTAGCGTCTCCCCTCTTTGAAGGACGTTTTGCCCTCGAAATCCTCTCGACAGAGGAGAGCGAGAGGTATCACTGGGTTAGGTTCGAGCTAAGAAATGAGAAAAGGTAA
- a CDS encoding PIN domain-containing protein, whose protein sequence is MEVVLDYNVVFSALYNRGVAYKLFMLNHVTRDVEFLVPGYFWEEVERKKDRLARLTRLTEGDFEFILRIIKSQTITMPEHIVKAGIEEALSLSPDPKDAPYVALALALSLPLVTGDLKLKNAIKDRIAVYSPSELLKLMGGPV, encoded by the coding sequence ATGGAGGTCGTACTGGACTATAACGTCGTTTTTTCGGCCCTTTACAACAGAGGCGTTGCCTACAAACTTTTCATGCTGAACCACGTGACGAGGGACGTTGAATTTTTAGTTCCGGGCTACTTCTGGGAAGAAGTCGAGCGAAAAAAAGACCGTCTCGCCAGATTAACTCGCCTAACAGAGGGGGATTTCGAATTCATTCTCAGAATTATCAAGTCCCAGACGATAACGATGCCGGAGCACATCGTCAAGGCTGGCATAGAGGAAGCCCTCTCCTTGTCTCCCGACCCAAAAGACGCCCCTTACGTTGCCCTTGCTCTCGCCCTGAGTCTCCCTCTTGTTACGGGTGATTTAAAGCTGAAAAACGCCATCAAAGATAGAATTGCCGTCTATTCTCCGTCAGAACTACTAAAACTCATGGGTGGCCCGGTATGA
- the cobZ gene encoding alpha-ribazole phosphatase CobZ, translated as MTPEELLSKLESKGVTLEKMLDTALELYIGDEREKVRERLRELVLGYLGDINVQALLLSALLLEENFKVEGDPVNLVADELIGINIAELIGGKMALFNFFYYDTRKPGILAELPPFLDDAIGGFIAGCMTRLFEEV; from the coding sequence ATGACCCCCGAAGAACTCCTCTCTAAGCTTGAATCCAAAGGGGTAACCCTCGAAAAGATGCTCGACACCGCGCTGGAGCTCTACATCGGCGACGAGCGCGAGAAGGTTCGAGAAAGGCTGAGAGAGCTAGTGTTGGGGTATCTGGGCGACATCAACGTTCAAGCTCTGCTCCTATCGGCTCTCCTGCTCGAAGAGAACTTCAAGGTTGAGGGCGACCCCGTGAACCTTGTGGCCGACGAGCTCATCGGCATAAACATCGCCGAGCTTATAGGCGGGAAGATGGCGCTCTTCAACTTCTTCTACTACGACACCAGGAAGCCCGGAATCCTTGCGGAGCTCCCACCGTTTCTCGACGATGCGATAGGTGGCTTTATAGCGGGCTGTATGACGAGGCTGTTCGAGGAGGTGTAG
- the cobS gene encoding adenosylcobinamide-GDP ribazoletransferase — protein MRNLLPFFTRIPVKGDFERVRNELWALPILAPVTSALATLVLYLGLPLGNVLALLALYLTIGLLHLDGLADWADGIMVKGDRKRKVKVMKDLNTGIAGVFAVVMVLFLQVYSIPFLPFYALYLAELNSKFAMLLALATKKPLGQGLGAYFMEGMNGRQLAIGTALYLLLLLPIAYIEPCSLASLFGLLAGAYVIRLSLKNFGGLNGDCIGAVAEITRAGALLGMALALGC, from the coding sequence GTGCGTAATCTTTTACCCTTCTTCACGCGGATTCCGGTCAAAGGCGACTTCGAGAGGGTTAGAAATGAGCTCTGGGCACTTCCCATTCTCGCACCGGTAACTTCGGCCCTGGCGACGCTCGTTCTTTACCTGGGACTTCCTCTGGGTAACGTCTTAGCCCTCCTTGCCCTCTACCTCACGATAGGCCTCCTGCACCTCGACGGCCTGGCAGACTGGGCCGACGGGATTATGGTCAAGGGCGACCGCAAGAGGAAGGTTAAGGTGATGAAGGACTTAAACACGGGCATAGCCGGGGTCTTTGCCGTCGTTATGGTTCTCTTCCTACAGGTTTACTCCATTCCCTTCCTCCCGTTCTACGCCCTCTACCTGGCTGAGCTGAACTCCAAGTTCGCCATGCTCCTCGCCCTCGCAACGAAGAAACCCCTCGGCCAGGGCCTTGGGGCGTACTTCATGGAGGGCATGAACGGAAGGCAACTGGCCATCGGAACGGCCCTCTACCTCCTCCTGCTCCTGCCAATAGCCTATATCGAACCCTGCTCGCTCGCGTCTCTCTTCGGCCTCCTGGCTGGAGCATATGTTATCAGGCTCTCGCTAAAAAACTTCGGCGGGCTCAACGGTGACTGCATAGGCGCGGTAGCCGAGATAACGAGAGCAGGGGCGCTCCTGGGAATGGCACTGGCTTTGGGATGCTAG
- the glyA gene encoding serine hydroxymethyltransferase: MSYREYRDKVLEFIEDHENWRAHTINLIASENVTSPTVTRAVASGFMHKYAEGWPKQRYYQGCKYVDEVELIGVELFTKLFGSDFADLRPISGTNANQAVFFGLTQPGDKAIVLHTSHGGHISHMPFGAAGMRGLEVHTWPFDNEEFNIDVDKAEKLIRELEPKIVVFGGSLFPFPHPVKELAPVAKEVGAYVMYDGAHVLGLIAGKQFQDPLREGADIITASTHKTFPGPQGGVIIYKRFGETEEIAKLQWAIFPGVLSNHHLHHMAGKTLTAAEMLEYGEKYAKQIVKNAKALAEALAEEGFKVIGEDRGYTESHQVIVDVSDLHPAAGGWAAPLLEEAGIILNKNLLPWDPLEKVNEPSGLRIGVQEMTRVGMFEDDMKEIARFIRRVLIDKEDPAKVRRDVYGFRAEFQKVYYSFDHGLPLRE; encoded by the coding sequence ATGAGCTACCGCGAATACCGCGATAAGGTTTTGGAGTTTATTGAGGACCATGAGAACTGGAGGGCCCACACGATAAACCTCATAGCAAGCGAAAACGTGACTTCTCCGACGGTTACCAGGGCAGTCGCGAGCGGTTTCATGCACAAGTACGCCGAGGGCTGGCCGAAGCAGAGGTACTATCAGGGTTGTAAGTACGTTGACGAGGTCGAGCTCATCGGCGTCGAGCTATTCACCAAGCTCTTCGGAAGCGACTTCGCCGACCTCAGGCCGATTTCCGGAACCAACGCCAACCAGGCGGTCTTCTTCGGCCTCACCCAGCCGGGCGACAAGGCGATAGTTCTCCACACCAGCCACGGCGGGCACATAAGCCACATGCCCTTCGGAGCGGCTGGAATGAGAGGTCTCGAGGTTCACACCTGGCCCTTCGACAACGAGGAGTTCAACATCGACGTTGACAAGGCCGAGAAGCTCATTCGCGAGCTCGAGCCCAAGATAGTCGTCTTCGGCGGTTCGCTCTTCCCGTTCCCGCACCCGGTCAAGGAGCTCGCGCCCGTAGCTAAAGAGGTCGGCGCCTACGTCATGTACGACGGTGCCCACGTCCTTGGACTCATCGCCGGAAAGCAGTTCCAGGACCCGCTCCGCGAGGGTGCCGACATAATCACCGCCTCGACCCACAAGACCTTCCCCGGACCGCAGGGCGGTGTCATCATCTACAAGCGCTTCGGCGAGACAGAGGAGATAGCCAAGCTCCAGTGGGCCATCTTCCCTGGAGTTCTTAGCAACCACCACCTCCACCACATGGCCGGAAAGACCCTCACCGCGGCCGAGATGCTCGAGTACGGTGAGAAGTACGCGAAGCAGATAGTCAAGAACGCGAAAGCTCTGGCCGAGGCCTTAGCAGAGGAGGGCTTCAAGGTCATCGGTGAGGACAGGGGCTACACCGAGAGCCACCAGGTCATCGTTGACGTCAGCGACCTCCACCCCGCTGCCGGAGGCTGGGCGGCACCGCTCCTTGAAGAGGCCGGCATAATCCTCAACAAGAACCTCCTGCCCTGGGACCCGCTTGAGAAGGTCAACGAGCCGAGCGGTCTGCGCATAGGCGTCCAGGAGATGACCCGCGTTGGAATGTTCGAGGACGACATGAAGGAGATTGCCAGGTTCATCCGCCGCGTCCTCATCGACAAGGAGGACCCGGCCAAGGTCAGGCGCGACGTCTACGGCTTCCGCGCCGAGTTCCAGAAGGTCTACTACTCCTTCGACCACGGGCTTCCGCTCAGGGAGTGA
- a CDS encoding immunoglobulin-like domain-containing protein, with translation MVSVKRAVLAVLIIAGLVAGYFLVGSSGSAEASQGKKAPINLSLEGERYSPTDTMVLTVTNNGNETVTVGYPFELYREENGKWVKVNVDLMFIQSVVQLEPGKSWTQKVSLSQLKLSSGHYKIVKKVSTQQMTLTVSAEFYIEG, from the coding sequence GTGGTGTCCGTGAAGAGGGCGGTCCTTGCGGTTCTAATAATCGCTGGGCTGGTGGCGGGTTATTTCCTCGTTGGTTCCAGCGGCTCGGCCGAAGCGTCACAGGGAAAGAAGGCCCCGATTAATCTTTCCCTCGAGGGGGAGCGCTACTCACCGACGGACACGATGGTCCTGACAGTTACCAACAACGGCAACGAGACCGTTACCGTTGGCTATCCCTTCGAGCTCTATCGCGAGGAGAACGGAAAATGGGTCAAGGTAAACGTTGACCTAATGTTCATTCAGTCGGTTGTTCAGCTTGAACCCGGGAAGAGCTGGACCCAGAAGGTCAGCCTCTCCCAGCTGAAGCTCTCATCTGGCCATTATAAGATAGTGAAGAAAGTTTCAACTCAACAAATGACCCTCACCGTGAGCGCCGAGTTCTACATCGAGGGCTGA
- a CDS encoding transcription factor S: MKFCPKCGNLMLPDRKKKVWVCRVCGYEEPFDEEKDRAKTRITQKVEHKPDEEIVVIEQDVKTLPTTKVTCPKCGNDTAYWWEMQTRAGDEPSTIFYKCTKCGYVWRAYE; this comes from the coding sequence ATGAAGTTCTGTCCGAAGTGCGGTAACCTCATGCTCCCTGACCGGAAGAAGAAGGTCTGGGTCTGTCGCGTCTGTGGCTACGAGGAGCCCTTTGACGAGGAGAAGGACAGGGCTAAAACCAGAATAACGCAGAAGGTCGAGCACAAGCCGGACGAGGAGATAGTCGTCATTGAGCAGGATGTCAAGACCCTGCCGACCACCAAGGTCACCTGCCCCAAGTGCGGTAACGACACGGCCTACTGGTGGGAGATGCAGACGAGGGCCGGCGACGAGCCGAGCACGATATTCTACAAGTGCACCAAGTGCGGCTACGTATGGAGGGCCTACGAGTGA
- a CDS encoding DNA polymerase sliding clamp, which translates to MPFEVVFDGAKEFADLIATASNLIDEAAFKFTEEGISMRAMDPSRVVLIDLNLPESIFSKYEVEEPETVGINMDQFKKILKRGKAKDTLILRKGDENFLEITFEGTAKRTFRLPLIDVEELELDLPELPFTAKVVVLGEVLKEAVKDASLVSDAIKFIATESEFVMKAEGETNEVEIKLTLEDEGLLDLEVEEETKSAYGISYLSDMIKGIGKADEVILRFGNEMPLQMEYMIRDEGRLVFLLAPRVEE; encoded by the coding sequence ATGCCGTTCGAGGTCGTTTTTGACGGTGCCAAGGAATTTGCCGACCTTATCGCGACAGCGAGCAACCTGATAGACGAGGCCGCCTTCAAGTTCACCGAGGAAGGCATAAGCATGCGCGCGATGGACCCGAGCAGGGTCGTTCTCATAGACCTCAACCTCCCGGAGAGCATATTCTCCAAGTACGAGGTCGAGGAGCCCGAAACCGTTGGAATCAACATGGACCAGTTCAAGAAGATACTCAAGCGCGGAAAGGCCAAGGACACGCTCATACTCAGGAAGGGCGACGAGAACTTCCTTGAGATAACCTTCGAGGGAACGGCAAAGAGAACGTTCCGCCTTCCGCTCATAGACGTTGAGGAGCTTGAGCTCGACCTTCCGGAGCTCCCGTTCACCGCTAAAGTCGTCGTCCTCGGCGAGGTTCTCAAGGAGGCCGTTAAAGATGCCTCACTCGTCAGCGACGCCATAAAGTTCATCGCCACCGAGAGCGAGTTCGTCATGAAGGCCGAGGGCGAGACCAACGAGGTCGAGATTAAGCTCACCCTTGAGGACGAAGGCTTGCTTGACCTCGAGGTCGAGGAGGAAACCAAGAGCGCCTACGGAATCAGCTACCTCAGCGACATGATAAAGGGCATCGGCAAGGCCGATGAGGTAATCCTCCGCTTCGGCAACGAGATGCCCCTCCAGATGGAGTACATGATTAGGGACGAAGGAAGGCTCGTGTTCCTCCTCGCCCCACGCGTCGAGGAGTGA